The nucleotide window TAAGGAAGTTTATCGAAATGCACATCCTCATGCGAAGAAGTGAATTGGGTTGAGTTTCCGCGCGGATATAATCTCCCCGCCCTGAACTAGGGTGGGGAACTAGACCCGCCGCCCAATGACTTTCCTTTACCACAAAGGCAATATTTACGAAATCACATTCCCTATTTTCATTAAAAATCTTTAATTAAGTTCATCTTTTTGTATTTTTATCTAAAATATATAGTTGACTATAAAAATAATGTTGGCTATATTTATTTGTGTCTCTACTTTCCGATAAACATTCTGGTTTATTTAATTCCTTTCCTCTTAAGGAAACGAAGTTTGCAAAAACTCGACTCAATTTAACCTTTGCCTTTTTATCTGAACTTGAGTCAAAATCATTTGAAGAAATCAAAATTAAAGATCTTTGTAAAATAGCCGAGGTTTCGGAACCAACTTTCTATAATTATTTTCCTGAGAAGGGCGATCTAATCTTACATTACATTCAAATTTGGAGTTTGCAGGTTTCTGTGTTTGCCAATGAGAAAAAATTGTCTGGATCTGGTTTTGGAATGCTTTCCGCTTTATTCCGTTATACGGCCAAAGAATCAAAAAAAAATCCTAGAATCCTGTTAGAAATCATTTCCTTTCAAGCTAGGACTCTCAAATCCTTAAAACAACAGAAACTCACAAATGCAGAGCGAATGTTACTTTTCCCGAAGATTGTTGGAATAGAAAACTTGGATGCAGATGGGGTCGAAGGAATCATTCGCAAAGCAATTTCTGTTGCAGCTAAGAATGGTGAACTTCCCGAATCAACTGATTGGAAATCGTTTTCATTGGCTATTGCCTCTTGTTTTTTCGGAGTTCCCATCCTCTCATTTCAACTGAATCAAAACTTAGAAAAACTCTGGCTTGAATCCTTGAATTATTTGTGGATAGGAGCCGGTGGAAAAGTGAATGAATGAGATATTGTGTCAATTTTAAATATAAGTATATAAGGAATAATGAATGAAATATTTTAACCAAAAGTGGTTACTTTTGTTTGTCGGTGGACTATTCCTTGGCTTTACCGGAATGAATTGGAACATTCCTATTTTTGCTTGGATCTCCCTCATCCCTTTTTTACGATATGTCCGCCTTGGATATTCCATTCGAACTCTTCTTATGGCGCTCATCATCATCCAAACTGCGTCTACTATGCGGATTATATCCGAGCCGTTCCACATTTGGATTGCTATCTTCTCCGGAGTCCAAGCAGGGATTGTATTTACAATCTTACTTTGGATTTGGAACCAAGTTAGAATAAAATTCTCCAAACAAATATCTCCAACCTTAGGTTTTGCCTTTTTATTCACAATTGTAGAGTGGATCGGTGCTTACTGTTCTAAGTTAGGTGTTTGGGGGATGTTAGCCAATAGTCAAATTAACAATTTGATTTTGATTCAATCCGCCTCATTATTTGGTGCCACGGGGATTAGTTTTCTCATTTACTTAGTGAATGGAAGTCTTGAACAATCCCTATCGGAATTTATAACTCATTCTAAAATTTCTAAACCTTCCCAATACGCGTTAATAAGCTGCTTTCTTTTATTAGTGGGCTTATCGTTTTATGGTTCAGTTCGTCTCACCCTTCCCATAGAAGGAAATAGTATCAAAGTAGGAACCGTAACTTCCAAAATGGAAATTCAAACCATTTGGGAAGATTCTATCCAAAATCAAAAGAATACCGATCTAATATTTGCTCGCACCAAACAGGCAGCGGATGAGGGTGCAAAAGTTGTAGTTTGGAATGAAGGAGCCATTCTTATCCAAAGAAAAGAAGAGGATTCTTTTTTAAAAAAAATAGCAACCTTGGCAAAAGAAAAAGAAATCGAAATCGTCGCAGCTTATATTGTTCCACTGAAAGAACATGAATTCTTTTTAGAGAATCAGTTGCATTGGATTGGCAAAGATGGTTCTACCCGCCAGGTTTATTTTAAACAATTCATTCCTCCTGGAGAGCCAATATCTCATAACCCTTCCGAAATACGGGTCATTGCAACCGAATGGGGAAAAATGTCTGCAGCCATTTGTTATGATTTCGATAGCCTCCAATTAACAAAAACACATTCTGAATTAGGAACAGGAGTCACTTTTATTCCTGCTTCTGATTGGAAGGGAATCAATCCTTTCCACACGGAAATGGCGGCCTTACGTGGAATCGAAAATGGAACATCGATTGTTCGCTCAGCTCGTGGGGCAATTTCAGGAGTTTATGATGCCTATGGTCGTGTCAAAGGCACCTTAGATTATTATGAGGAAAATGATGGCGTTTTGGTCGTATCGGTTCCCACGGTAGCAGTCAAAACTCTTTATAGTAAATTAGGGAATTGGGTAGTAGGTTTGGGATATCTCTATTTGGGCTTCGGAAGTCTTTTTGTGTTTGTACTAAAGAATAAAAACTAACAACAATTTGTGTATGAGTAGCAAAATGCTAGATTTTAATATTAGAAAATTTCTAAATATTTGATTGAATTAAATATCGATTTTGTCATGATTTGTAGTCTGTGAATTCCTGAAGCCCATTTGTTGGAGTTCTCAAAGGATGTTTGATGACTTTAGTCGCTGATAAATCCATTTTGTTAGTTGAAGATGAAGCACTTCTCGCCATGTTTGAGAAAAACCAATTGGAGCAGGGTGGTTATGTTGTGACCCATGTTACCAATGGGGAAAATGCTATCCAACTCATTATCCTTGAAGGTAAACCTTTTGATCTCATTCTTATGGACATAGATCTAGGTCGTGGCCTAGATGGAACTCAAACCGCTACAGAAATATTGAATCATAAAGAAATCCCGGTAGTATTTCTTTCTTCCCATACAGAAAGAGATATAGTTAAAAAAACAGAAACCATCACATCGTACGGATATGTAGTAAAAAACTCTGGGTTTACTGTCCTCGATGCTTCTATCAAGATGGCCTTCAAACTTTTTGAAGCAAACGAACTGACTAAAAGTAAAAAAGAACATCTCGAAACAGTATTGCAGTCGATAGGCGATGGAGTCATCGCAACTGATAGCGATGGAAAAGTCATTCGTATGAATCCAATTGCCGAAAAATTAACAGGCTGGGCACATGATGAAGCAGTTGGACTTACCATAAGCGATGTATTCAAAATTGTGAATGTCAAAACCCGTAGTTTGGTAGAAAATCCAGTTGATATTGTTTTACGAACCAACTCTATTGTTGGACTTGCCAATCATACAGTTTTACTTTCTAAAGATGGATGTGAATATCAGATCTCTGATTCAGGATCACCCATCAAAGACCTTAATGGTGATACTAGAGGAGTAGTGTTAGTCTTTCGAGATATCACTGCAGAATACAATGTTCAAAGTCAAATCGCAAAACAAGCCAATATGTTAAATAATGTTTTGGATGCCGTCATTGGTACAGATTTTAATCATAAAATCAATTATTGGAACAAAGCTGCCGAAAAAATTTATATTTGGAAAGCAGAAGAAGTGATAGGAAAATCCGTTTTAGAGGTTTTAAAAACAGATTATCTACAACTGACTAGCGATCAAGTGATCGAAAAAGTCAACTTAGAAGGCAGTTTCATTGGTGAAGTCATTCAATTTGCAAAGGATGGAAGTATCCGCAATATCGAAGTCAACCAAGTACTTTTGAATGATGAAAGTGATTTGCCAATCGGTTATATTGCAGTTGGAAGAGATATCTCTGACAGATTAAATGCTATGAAACAAGTCCGGGAATCGGAAGCTAAACTCACACAAATCATTGAATCTGCGATGGATGCAATCATTAGTATTGATCAATCCAAAAGAATCATTCTCTTCAATGGAGCTGCCGAAAAAATGTTTGGATACCAGTCTACGGATATTATTGGCCAAGGATTGGATCGTTTGATTCCGATGGATTTTCGTAGTCAACATGACAGCCACATTGATTCCTTTTCTAAAACAGGAGTGAGCCGTAGAGCCATGGGTGCTCTTGGCCAGATACGTGGTCTTCGTGCAAACGGGGAAGAATTCCCAATTGAAGCATCTATTTCTCAAATTTCTGTTAAGGGAGAAAAATTATATACTGTAATCCTAAGAGATGTAAGTGTTCGTAATCTTTCTGAATCTAAAATTCAAAAGTTATTACATGAAAAAGAAAACATTCTCAAAGAGATTCACCATCGTGTAAAAAATAATATGAGTTCCATCTTTACCTTGTTAACTCTTCAGGCAAGGTCTCAAACAGAAACGTCCATTCAGACGATACTCTATGAGGCAGCCGGCCGAGTGAAAAGTATGATTGTTCTATATGATAAACTATATCATTCCGAAACTGACAATACAGTATCCTTACAAGATTATTTCCCCGCTATTTTTAACGAAATTGTAAGTATCTTTCCCAAAAACGTAGAATTGAAAATGGAAATCCTCGAAGAACCAATAGAATTAAGTGCAAAACTCCTTTCTTCTTTAGGTATCATTCTGAACGAACTCATTACCAATTCAATGAAACATGCATTCAATGATATAACAAATGCAGAAATTAGTTTAAAAATATTCCGTGAAGGTAAAAAACTATATTTAGAATACGCTGACAATGGAGTGGGAATTCCTGATTCCATTTCATTTGAACACTCGCCTGGGTTTGGCCTTCAATTGATTGGTATGTTAGTAGATCAAATCGAAGGTAAAATTAGCATCGTTAGAAATCCATTGTCAAAGTTTCTTTTAGAGCTGTCTATTTGATCTATTCTAAGTTAAAATTAAAAATATTTAGATTTTAAGACTGTTCAGTCGAATTCTTGTTTACCAGACTCAGGTGTCGGTTCCTATTCTCACATGGGCCAACTCCAATTCTATGTTGTATTATGTTATGCAATCCCAATCCTTGTGATTCTATTTCCTATCGGACTTTCTTTCTCCTATATTTTTAAAATTACTGGTCTAGATCAATGGTCTAATCGGATTAATAATTACCTCGGTTATTTTTGGTATCGTTCTTTTTTCCTACTCACTGGTAGAACGTTACATTTTGAACAGGGAGATTGGGATCCCAATGGGAATAATCGTTTTTTAATTTGTAATCATACCAATGCAATGGAAGTACCACTGATTGTTGCATTACCTTATTTGTCGCAATCGAAAGATGTAAAATTGTCTTATTTGGGTGGAGATATCATTCAAAGATATAAAATCATTCCTCTGATGATGCACAAAACCATAGTAGAAGCAGTTATTTATTCTGAAAGAAAACCCAATTTCAGAAACTTCAAAACAGATGTTCTGAAAGTATTAAAAACAAGGTCAATATTTCTATATCCTGAAGGTGAAAGAACTTTTACTGAAGAAATTAAACCATTCCAAACCGGGGTTATGAAAATTGCTTATAAATTTAATGTGGATTTAGATGTTTTTGTTGTGAGTGGGATGATGGGTTATTCTGATTTAAAAGAATATTCTCATTTAAAAAAATCTAAAACAGTATATTTCCATTTTTGCGGATCTATCAAAGCTAAAGATTATTCTACTTTTGAATCTTATTTGGCAGCAGCAGAAACTCTTATGAAAGATAAAAAAAAGGAAATAGAAGCAATTGAAAAGTCAGCCGTTACTGTGTAACGGCCTCATTCGTTTCTATCATTTTTATTTTGGTAAGGTTTTTGTATAGGCTACAAGTTGATCGAGAGCTGTACCCCATCCATCCATAAATCCCATTTCCTCATGTTGTTTTTTTGTTTCCGGGTCTTTATGTATTGCCACGGCCTTATACTTTGTAGCAGTACCTAAACTTTCCATTGTGACAAAGGCAGTCATAAAACTATTGCCCGATGGTCTATAACCAGAAATTAAACTATCAGTAAAAACTAATTTTTTTAATGGAACCACTTCCAAAAAACATCCGTTATTTGGAAAATCCTTCCCTTCTGGAGACTGCATTAAAGTGTAAAACTCTCCGCCAGGTTTTAGATCAATCCTACAATCAATGGTTTTCCATGGAGCTGGAGTAAACCAATGCATTAGCTGTTCTGGCTTTGTCCAAGCATCCCATACCAATTCCACTGGAACTTCTACTATTCTTTCCAACACCAAGTCCAATTCGGGATTGAATGTTTCTTTCGATTCTTTGCTCATATTTTTTTCCCCTTTGTTTTTAATAAGAATGAGTCCAGTTGGTTTAGCCTTGTTTCCCACAACGACTTTTGCGCCTGTAGCCAAGAATCCATAACTGAAAATGGATTTTGGTTCAAATAACAGATTCGCACCCTACCTACTTTTTCGGTATAGATCAGTTGTGAAGATTCCAAAATCTCTAAATGTTGCATAAAGGAAGGCATTGCCATAGAGAAAGGGGAAGCTAAATCGCTAACACTGGCAGGACCAATGCCTAGCCGTTCAATGACCTGTCGCCTTGTCGGATCAGACAGGG belongs to Leptospira terpstrae serovar Hualin str. LT 11-33 = ATCC 700639 and includes:
- a CDS encoding TetR/AcrR family transcriptional regulator; its protein translation is MSLLSDKHSGLFNSFPLKETKFAKTRLNLTFAFLSELESKSFEEIKIKDLCKIAEVSEPTFYNYFPEKGDLILHYIQIWSLQVSVFANEKKLSGSGFGMLSALFRYTAKESKKNPRILLEIISFQARTLKSLKQQKLTNAERMLLFPKIVGIENLDADGVEGIIRKAISVAAKNGELPESTDWKSFSLAIASCFFGVPILSFQLNQNLEKLWLESLNYLWIGAGGKVNE
- a CDS encoding nitrilase-related carbon-nitrogen hydrolase; this translates as MKYFNQKWLLLFVGGLFLGFTGMNWNIPIFAWISLIPFLRYVRLGYSIRTLLMALIIIQTASTMRIISEPFHIWIAIFSGVQAGIVFTILLWIWNQVRIKFSKQISPTLGFAFLFTIVEWIGAYCSKLGVWGMLANSQINNLILIQSASLFGATGISFLIYLVNGSLEQSLSEFITHSKISKPSQYALISCFLLLVGLSFYGSVRLTLPIEGNSIKVGTVTSKMEIQTIWEDSIQNQKNTDLIFARTKQAADEGAKVVVWNEGAILIQRKEEDSFLKKIATLAKEKEIEIVAAYIVPLKEHEFFLENQLHWIGKDGSTRQVYFKQFIPPGEPISHNPSEIRVIATEWGKMSAAICYDFDSLQLTKTHSELGTGVTFIPASDWKGINPFHTEMAALRGIENGTSIVRSARGAISGVYDAYGRVKGTLDYYEENDGVLVVSVPTVAVKTLYSKLGNWVVGLGYLYLGFGSLFVFVLKNKN
- a CDS encoding PAS domain S-box protein, with translation MTLVADKSILLVEDEALLAMFEKNQLEQGGYVVTHVTNGENAIQLIILEGKPFDLILMDIDLGRGLDGTQTATEILNHKEIPVVFLSSHTERDIVKKTETITSYGYVVKNSGFTVLDASIKMAFKLFEANELTKSKKEHLETVLQSIGDGVIATDSDGKVIRMNPIAEKLTGWAHDEAVGLTISDVFKIVNVKTRSLVENPVDIVLRTNSIVGLANHTVLLSKDGCEYQISDSGSPIKDLNGDTRGVVLVFRDITAEYNVQSQIAKQANMLNNVLDAVIGTDFNHKINYWNKAAEKIYIWKAEEVIGKSVLEVLKTDYLQLTSDQVIEKVNLEGSFIGEVIQFAKDGSIRNIEVNQVLLNDESDLPIGYIAVGRDISDRLNAMKQVRESEAKLTQIIESAMDAIISIDQSKRIILFNGAAEKMFGYQSTDIIGQGLDRLIPMDFRSQHDSHIDSFSKTGVSRRAMGALGQIRGLRANGEEFPIEASISQISVKGEKLYTVILRDVSVRNLSESKIQKLLHEKENILKEIHHRVKNNMSSIFTLLTLQARSQTETSIQTILYEAAGRVKSMIVLYDKLYHSETDNTVSLQDYFPAIFNEIVSIFPKNVELKMEILEEPIELSAKLLSSLGIILNELITNSMKHAFNDITNAEISLKIFREGKKLYLEYADNGVGIPDSISFEHSPGFGLQLIGMLVDQIEGKISIVRNPLSKFLLELSI
- a CDS encoding lysophospholipid acyltransferase family protein, producing MGQLQFYVVLCYAIPILVILFPIGLSFSYIFKITGLDQWSNRINNYLGYFWYRSFFLLTGRTLHFEQGDWDPNGNNRFLICNHTNAMEVPLIVALPYLSQSKDVKLSYLGGDIIQRYKIIPLMMHKTIVEAVIYSERKPNFRNFKTDVLKVLKTRSIFLYPEGERTFTEEIKPFQTGVMKIAYKFNVDLDVFVVSGMMGYSDLKEYSHLKKSKTVYFHFCGSIKAKDYSTFESYLAAAETLMKDKKKEIEAIEKSAVTV
- a CDS encoding SRPBCC family protein, coding for MSKESKETFNPELDLVLERIVEVPVELVWDAWTKPEQLMHWFTPAPWKTIDCRIDLKPGGEFYTLMQSPEGKDFPNNGCFLEVVPLKKLVFTDSLISGYRPSGNSFMTAFVTMESLGTATKYKAVAIHKDPETKKQHEEMGFMDGWGTALDQLVAYTKTLPK
- a CDS encoding ArsR/SmtB family transcription factor, which produces MVKRTYSIDVILQALSDPTRRQVIERLGIGPASVSDLASPFSMAMPSFMQHLEILESSQLIYTEKVGRVRICYLNQNPFSVMDSWLQAQKSLWETRLNQLDSFLLKTKGKKI